The following is a genomic window from Jannaschia sp. S6380.
GCGCGGGCACGGTGACGGGGGCGAAGGCAGGGTCGGCTGTGGCCGGCGCGGCCAGCAGCAGCAACAGCCACCTCATGCCAGCAGGCGGGGCGTGGCATCCGACAGCGCGAGCGCCGCCGCGCCGCGGGCCCAGACCAGGTCGTCCCACGCGTTGACCTCGATCGGAGGCGGGGTGTTGAGCGTCAGACCCGGCACTTCGGCCAGCATCTCCTCGGCGTAGAGGAAGTCATAGCGCATGCGGCTGCCCGACAGGATGATCCGGCGCGGGTCGAACAGGTTGGCCACGTTGGCAAGCCCCACGGCCAGGTAGCGTCCGGCCCGGTCGAAGATCGCGCGTGCGGCTTCGTTTCCGTCCTTGGCCTGGGCGAACAGGGCCTCCAGCACCTGTCCCCGGGGCGGAAGCTCTCCGTCCAGCGCCACGGCCGCCTCGCGCACCAGGGCGAAATCGGCGACATAGGCCTCGAGGCAGCCCCGCTGGCCGCAACGGCAGAGCGCGCCGTCGAGCTGCACCTTGGTGTGGCCCAGCTCCATCCCGTAGCCATGGGCGCCGCGATAGGGTGCGTGATCGACGACCAGCCCGAGGCCCACGCCGTATTCGATGGTCACGACCGCGAAATCGGACAGCGACCGGCCACGGCCGAACCACAGCTCGGCCATGGTCAGAAGGTTCGCATCGTTGTCGACCGACACCGGCAGACCCAGGCGGTCCGATACCGCCCCCGCCAGAT
Proteins encoded in this region:
- a CDS encoding ROK family protein, with amino-acid sequence MGLDATQTAATQLADGAGPGCGPQRGARQSGSLPLKQLIYESVRSAGRISRAALAKELEVSPGSVTPLVSDLLTSDLLRELEDDSQPVGRGRPPVTLGVNPSRGLVAGLKVSDHEYSALLVDLAGQPVAQAALPRRAEIRTVDGLLEEIDTLYVRLLDACGPGAPPVLAAGLGMPGMIDHATGWLRWSPILSGRDLDLAGAVSDRLGLPVSVDNDANLLTMAELWFGRGRSLSDFAVVTIEYGVGLGLVVDHAPYRGAHGYGMELGHTKVQLDGALCRCGQRGCLEAYVADFALVREAAVALDGELPPRGQVLEALFAQAKDGNEAARAIFDRAGRYLAVGLANVANLFDPRRIILSGSRMRYDFLYAEEMLAEVPGLTLNTPPPIEVNAWDDLVWARGAAALALSDATPRLLA